From Pongo pygmaeus isolate AG05252 chromosome 1, NHGRI_mPonPyg2-v2.0_pri, whole genome shotgun sequence, one genomic window encodes:
- the LOC129037164 gene encoding small ribosomal subunit protein eS24-like, whose translation MNDTVTIRTRKFMTNRLLQRKQMVIDVLHPGKATVPKTEIREKLAKMYKTTPDVIFVFGFRTHFGGGKTTGFGMMYDSLDYAKKNEPKHRLARHGLYEKKKTSRKQRKERKNRMKKVRGTAKANVGAGKKPKE comes from the coding sequence ATGAACGACACCGTAACTATCCGCACTAGAAAGTTCATGACCAACCGACTACTTCAGAGGAAACAAATGGTCATTGATGTCCTTCACCCCGGGAAGGCAACAGTGCCTAAGACAGAAATTCGGGAAAAACTAGCCAAAATGTACAAGACCACACCGGATGTCATCTTTGTATTTGGATTCAGAACTCATTTTGGTGGTGGCAAGACAACTGGCTTTGGCATGATGTATGATTCCCTGGattatgcaaagaaaaatgaacCCAAACATAGACTTGCAAGACATGGCCTGTATGAGAAGAAAAAGACCTCAAGAAAGCAACGAAAGGAACGCaagaacagaatgaagaaagtCAGGGGGACTGCAAAGGCCAATGTTGGTGCTGGCAAAAAGCCGAAGGAGTAA